Proteins from one Halovivax limisalsi genomic window:
- a CDS encoding PQQ-binding-like beta-propeller repeat protein gives MTRKVSRRTVLQATTVSGLAALAGCQLPQDPGTPVRGASGEPDEQTRPEGVRQFRRSLENWGYEPDATVPSTVERDWRVPEVNTGTHTAAKASAVPLPDDGVVIGGDNGLLRALSSDGEELWRAETDMDGRGIHGTPVVADGRVYIGAYDGVCYAFDVETGDPVWAEELGGSIGSSPKHDGERLFVAVEYADPEGSTFALDPETGDVLWEDPNHLPTDHPHSTPAIDPKTGRMVLGSNDGSLYGWEYPSLEHVWTFDTEPDNGTKGEIKGPIATYDGGAFFGSWDERIYRVDLEDGTEDWHLETGGLSMTGPGVDPVRHLVFAGSHDGNCYALDADDGDIEWQYQTGRPLTGSITVCADTVVFGSKDQTLYAVDSDTGDERWHVDHDGVVTSTPLVHDGAIYYAERAPDPDGGDTDGGAYRLVAA, from the coding sequence ATGACGCGAAAGGTTTCTCGGCGGACTGTCCTGCAGGCGACGACGGTCTCCGGGCTTGCCGCGCTGGCCGGCTGTCAGCTCCCGCAGGATCCGGGGACGCCGGTCCGCGGCGCCTCGGGCGAGCCCGACGAGCAGACGCGACCCGAGGGCGTCCGACAGTTCCGTCGCTCGCTCGAGAACTGGGGCTACGAACCCGATGCGACGGTGCCGTCGACGGTCGAACGGGACTGGCGAGTCCCGGAAGTGAACACGGGCACTCACACCGCGGCGAAGGCGAGCGCGGTCCCCCTGCCCGACGACGGCGTCGTCATCGGCGGCGACAACGGCCTCCTGCGAGCGCTCTCGAGCGACGGCGAGGAGCTGTGGCGCGCCGAGACCGACATGGACGGCCGGGGCATCCACGGCACGCCGGTCGTCGCAGACGGGCGCGTCTACATCGGCGCGTACGACGGCGTCTGCTACGCGTTCGACGTCGAGACCGGCGATCCCGTCTGGGCGGAGGAGCTGGGCGGGTCGATCGGCTCGAGTCCGAAGCACGACGGCGAGCGCCTCTTCGTGGCGGTCGAGTACGCCGACCCGGAGGGGAGCACGTTCGCGCTCGATCCCGAGACGGGCGACGTGCTCTGGGAGGATCCAAACCACCTCCCGACGGATCACCCGCACTCGACGCCGGCGATCGACCCCAAGACGGGCCGGATGGTGCTGGGCTCGAACGACGGCAGCCTCTACGGCTGGGAGTACCCCTCGCTCGAACACGTCTGGACGTTCGACACCGAGCCCGACAACGGCACGAAGGGCGAGATCAAGGGCCCGATCGCGACCTACGACGGCGGCGCGTTCTTCGGCTCCTGGGACGAGCGCATCTATCGCGTCGACCTCGAGGACGGGACCGAGGACTGGCACCTCGAGACCGGCGGCCTCTCCATGACGGGCCCCGGCGTCGATCCGGTTCGCCACCTCGTCTTCGCCGGCAGTCACGACGGGAACTGCTACGCGCTCGATGCCGACGACGGCGACATCGAGTGGCAGTACCAGACGGGTCGGCCCCTGACCGGCTCGATCACGGTCTGTGCCGACACCGTGGTCTTCGGCTCGAAGGACCAGACGCTCTACGCGGTCGACTCCGACACCGGCGACGAGCGCTGGCACGTCGATCACGACGGCGTCGTCACGTCCACGCCGCTGGTCCACGACGGCGCGATCTACTACGCCGAGCGCGCTCCCGATCCGGACGGCGGCGACACGGACGGCGGCGCGTACAGGTTGGTTGCGGCCTGA
- a CDS encoding amphi-Trp domain-containing protein, translating into MPEEVLFKSESRQSRADVAATLRSIADKLDAGEAITLSAGNESVTMEPPAKPTFEVKAEREGPTDGPGELSVEFELEWPEDATDDSGGDGDLRIE; encoded by the coding sequence ATGCCCGAAGAAGTGCTGTTCAAGTCCGAATCCCGACAGTCACGAGCTGACGTCGCGGCCACCCTCCGATCGATCGCCGACAAGCTGGACGCCGGAGAGGCGATCACGCTGAGCGCGGGGAACGAGTCGGTCACGATGGAACCGCCCGCCAAGCCGACGTTCGAGGTCAAAGCCGAACGCGAGGGGCCGACCGACGGTCCCGGCGAGTTGAGCGTCGAGTTCGAACTCGAGTGGCCCGAAGACGCGACGGACGACTCCGGCGGTGACGGCGACCTCCGGATCGAGTGA
- a CDS encoding S8 family serine peptidase yields MTRNTDADDGTYRLDRRSAMKLASVAGLGAVFGTVSSSGEEAPAPIDPGREPPWDDRESASDRWARDRWFVAFEGEPRVRGGDPTARANERARFRADVRAEGLDVAERRDFTRLWNGLSVTADLGDAVAMTALDSVEAVYPVAIVDRPDPEDAELMLETALSMTGADVAQSELGLTGEGLSVAVVDTGVDYNHPDLGGSGDESVVYTAESADDRTLTGPDGEAHPRISHGWDYVGAGFDPSDPGADEPDPDPDPMDPQGHGTHVSGIVGADAADDEGVTGVAPEATLGAYKIFDTGSSTADVIVAALEDAHADGMDVVNMSLGASLQWGQAYPTTAASNELVSQGVAVVNSAGNDADLGAWSMSAPANAHDVISVASAENTHLTATGFGVDALEDPVPYLELSGAELPPTEGESASLALPAESEMGGETGYFGCDPTDFEDFPADHVALIERGHCAFAQKYQNAVEAGATGVVIFNNVAGLFNGTIQDAGVEGVWGAAVSDADGAALVDLLESGETVTLTFTDEEVTVPNPNGGLLSSFSSYGQDVELAFGPSVTAPGGLITSTYPLAQGGYAMLSGTSMAAPHVAGSVALLLEAEPDLDPIDVRDRLQNLAEPQPWSLAPDTGYLDHSFRQGAGMLQIDDAITADQRLAPGQLSLGDGTETDATVTLTNEGETDVTYELGHEGTVGTAVNTFSPSFFLPGSALDGPETVTVPAGGSISVDLTITAPDNGLPNHQYGGYVTFTPTDDDHDALRVPYSGYEGDYQDLPLFGYYEYVDGEAVFVEREPRLQQSIDRIVDGEAVAVVEAFFGHFPQELRLTAEHERTGHTFTVLEQSYVSRSPDPETYTEYVWDGRTAAGESDNRRPVPKGRYTLTLEALRTLGDPENPEHWDTWESPSFYVSPPGQRAPGSGRSSSGVPADE; encoded by the coding sequence ATGACACGGAATACAGACGCCGACGACGGAACGTATCGACTCGATCGCCGATCCGCCATGAAATTGGCGAGCGTCGCGGGCCTCGGAGCGGTGTTCGGGACCGTCTCCAGCTCCGGCGAGGAGGCGCCAGCGCCGATCGACCCGGGTCGCGAACCGCCGTGGGACGATCGCGAGTCGGCGTCCGATCGCTGGGCGCGCGACCGGTGGTTCGTCGCGTTCGAGGGTGAACCGCGGGTTCGCGGCGGGGATCCAACCGCCCGAGCGAACGAGCGGGCCCGGTTCCGCGCCGACGTGCGAGCCGAGGGCCTGGACGTGGCCGAGCGCCGCGACTTCACCCGCCTGTGGAACGGTCTCTCGGTGACCGCCGACCTCGGCGACGCCGTGGCGATGACGGCGCTCGATAGCGTCGAGGCGGTCTACCCGGTCGCGATCGTCGACCGGCCGGACCCCGAGGACGCGGAACTCATGCTGGAGACCGCCCTGTCGATGACGGGAGCCGACGTCGCGCAGTCCGAACTCGGCCTGACGGGCGAGGGCCTCTCGGTCGCGGTGGTCGACACCGGCGTCGACTACAACCACCCCGACCTGGGCGGGAGCGGCGACGAGTCGGTCGTCTACACCGCCGAGAGCGCGGACGACCGGACGCTGACCGGCCCCGACGGCGAAGCGCATCCGCGAATCAGTCACGGCTGGGACTACGTCGGCGCCGGATTCGACCCGAGCGATCCGGGAGCCGACGAACCCGATCCGGACCCCGACCCGATGGATCCGCAGGGCCACGGCACGCACGTCAGCGGCATCGTGGGCGCCGACGCGGCCGACGACGAGGGGGTGACGGGCGTCGCGCCCGAGGCCACCCTCGGCGCGTACAAGATCTTCGACACGGGCTCGAGCACGGCCGACGTCATCGTTGCCGCGCTGGAGGACGCCCACGCGGACGGGATGGACGTCGTGAACATGTCGCTCGGGGCGAGCCTGCAGTGGGGTCAGGCGTACCCGACGACGGCGGCGAGCAACGAACTCGTCTCGCAGGGCGTCGCGGTCGTCAACTCCGCCGGGAACGACGCCGACCTCGGCGCCTGGAGCATGAGCGCGCCGGCGAACGCCCACGACGTGATCAGCGTCGCCAGCGCCGAGAACACGCATCTCACGGCCACCGGCTTCGGGGTCGACGCGCTGGAGGATCCCGTTCCCTATCTCGAACTCTCCGGGGCGGAACTGCCGCCGACCGAGGGCGAATCCGCCTCGCTGGCGCTGCCGGCCGAGAGCGAGATGGGCGGCGAGACGGGCTACTTCGGCTGCGACCCAACCGACTTCGAGGACTTCCCCGCGGACCACGTCGCCCTGATCGAACGGGGCCACTGCGCGTTCGCCCAGAAGTACCAGAACGCCGTCGAAGCGGGCGCGACGGGCGTCGTCATCTTCAACAACGTCGCCGGGCTGTTCAACGGGACGATCCAGGACGCCGGCGTCGAGGGCGTCTGGGGCGCGGCCGTTAGCGACGCCGACGGGGCGGCGCTGGTCGACCTGCTGGAATCGGGCGAGACGGTCACCCTCACGTTCACCGACGAGGAGGTGACGGTCCCGAACCCGAACGGCGGCTTGCTATCGTCCTTTTCCTCGTACGGGCAGGACGTCGAACTCGCCTTCGGCCCGAGCGTCACCGCCCCCGGCGGGCTGATCACGTCGACCTACCCGCTGGCACAGGGCGGCTACGCCATGCTCTCGGGCACGTCGATGGCCGCGCCGCACGTCGCGGGAAGCGTCGCGTTGTTGCTCGAAGCCGAGCCCGACCTCGACCCGATCGACGTCCGCGACCGCCTGCAGAACCTCGCCGAACCGCAGCCGTGGTCGCTCGCGCCCGACACCGGTTACCTCGATCACTCGTTCCGGCAGGGGGCGGGCATGCTCCAGATCGACGACGCGATCACTGCGGACCAGCGTCTCGCGCCGGGCCAGCTCTCGCTTGGCGACGGCACGGAGACCGACGCGACGGTCACCCTCACCAACGAGGGCGAGACCGACGTCACGTACGAACTCGGCCACGAGGGAACCGTCGGCACCGCCGTCAACACCTTCTCGCCCAGCTTTTTCCTGCCCGGCAGCGCGCTCGATGGTCCGGAGACCGTGACCGTCCCCGCCGGCGGATCGATCTCGGTCGACCTGACGATCACCGCACCGGACAACGGATTGCCGAACCACCAGTACGGCGGCTACGTCACGTTCACCCCGACCGACGACGACCACGACGCCCTCCGGGTCCCCTACAGCGGCTACGAGGGCGACTACCAGGACCTCCCGCTGTTCGGCTACTACGAGTACGTCGACGGCGAGGCCGTCTTCGTCGAACGGGAGCCACGCCTCCAGCAGTCCATCGACCGGATCGTCGACGGCGAGGCCGTCGCCGTCGTCGAAGCCTTCTTCGGTCACTTCCCGCAGGAACTGCGGCTCACGGCCGAGCACGAGCGGACCGGACACACGTTCACCGTCCTCGAACAGTCCTACGTCTCGCGAAGTCCCGACCCCGAGACCTACACCGAGTACGTCTGGGACGGCCGGACGGCGGCCGGCGAGAGCGACAACCGACGACCCGTCCCGAAAGGTCGGTATACCCTGACCCTCGAGGCGCTCCGCACCCTCGGCGATCCCGAGAATCCCGAGCACTGGGACACCTGGGAGTCGCCATCGTTCTACGTCTCGCCGCCAGGCCAGCGCGCGCCAGGGAGTGGGCGTTCGAGTTCCGGGGTACCCGCCGACGAGTGA
- a CDS encoding antitoxin VapB family protein has product MGTKTIGVQEDVYERLRARKREDESFTDLLDRLMDESRTDWRDTFGRLPDEDAADLEAAVQTAREQSSGGYADRQRRAIEAFADVGTDSTEGSDDT; this is encoded by the coding sequence ATGGGGACGAAGACCATCGGGGTACAAGAGGACGTTTACGAGCGCTTACGGGCGCGAAAGCGCGAAGACGAGAGCTTCACCGACCTGCTCGATCGATTGATGGACGAATCCCGCACTGACTGGCGCGACACGTTCGGCCGCCTCCCGGACGAGGACGCAGCCGACCTCGAAGCAGCGGTGCAAACCGCCAGGGAGCAATCCAGCGGTGGATACGCCGACCGACAACGGAGGGCCATCGAGGCGTTTGCAGACGTTGGGACGGACTCGACCGAGGGATCGGATGACACGTAA
- a CDS encoding type II toxin-antitoxin system VapC family toxin has translation MTRKLLDTTFLIHHWGGHDDVATYLESQPADATFFTTTLNLKEIAVGRRLVDQFDAAEIRRQFEWIRTVPVTESVAWETAALEAPLYADETIQRDRINSLSIDALVAGAAAELGATVVSKNVTDFETLDVPVESY, from the coding sequence ATGACACGTAAGCTCCTGGATACGACCTTCCTGATCCATCACTGGGGCGGTCACGACGACGTCGCGACGTACCTCGAGTCCCAGCCCGCAGACGCGACGTTCTTCACGACGACCCTGAATCTCAAAGAGATCGCCGTCGGCCGACGTCTCGTCGATCAGTTCGACGCCGCGGAGATCCGACGGCAGTTCGAGTGGATCCGGACCGTCCCGGTCACGGAGTCGGTCGCGTGGGAGACGGCAGCGCTCGAAGCACCGCTCTATGCCGACGAAACGATCCAGCGCGATCGGATTAACTCGCTCTCTATCGACGCACTCGTCGCCGGCGCGGCGGCCGAGTTAGGCGCGACGGTGGTTTCGAAAAACGTTACGGACTTCGAAACCCTCGACGTTCCCGTCGAATCGTACTGA
- a CDS encoding aldehyde dehydrogenase family protein codes for MPTTFQNYVDGEWVDSETGETFETANPAAPDEVVGRFQQSSAADADRAVEAAATAADEWADTPGPKRGRILERTARALRDRREELTETLVREEGKAEPEAAGEVQRAIDIFGYYAGKARDIGGTVSGSSSPDRRLYTVEEPIGVAALITPWNYPIAIPAWKIAPALAAGATAVFKPATLAPAVSAAIVEELDEAGLPDGALNYVTGPGSEVGDALATHSDVDAVSFTGSTMVGESLREAAAPDGKRIQLEMGGKNPVVVSEHADLETAVDVVAGGAFGVTGQACTATSRAIVHESRYDEFVDRLVERAESIEIGPGLDGYRMGPQVSESERDGTLDYVDAGTREGATLETGGGVPEGDRFADGHFVEPTVFSDVDSEMRIAQEEIFGPVVAAIPTSGFDEALEIANDVRYGLSAGIVTDDLTEANRFVDEIEAGVVKVNERTTGVELHVPFGGLKASSSETFREQGEAGLDFFTISKTAYVNY; via the coding sequence ATGCCAACCACGTTCCAGAACTACGTCGACGGCGAGTGGGTCGACTCGGAGACCGGTGAAACGTTCGAGACCGCGAATCCGGCGGCGCCGGACGAGGTCGTCGGGCGATTCCAGCAATCGAGCGCGGCCGACGCGGACCGGGCGGTCGAGGCCGCGGCGACTGCGGCCGACGAGTGGGCGGACACGCCAGGGCCGAAGCGCGGGCGAATCCTCGAACGGACCGCGCGAGCGCTCCGCGACCGGCGCGAGGAACTGACGGAGACGCTCGTCCGCGAGGAGGGCAAGGCCGAACCCGAGGCCGCGGGCGAGGTCCAGCGAGCGATCGACATCTTCGGCTACTACGCCGGGAAGGCCCGGGACATCGGCGGCACCGTCAGCGGGTCGAGTTCGCCCGATCGCCGACTCTACACGGTCGAGGAACCCATCGGCGTGGCGGCGCTGATCACGCCGTGGAACTACCCGATCGCGATCCCGGCCTGGAAGATCGCGCCGGCGCTGGCCGCGGGCGCGACCGCCGTCTTCAAGCCCGCGACGCTCGCGCCGGCCGTCTCCGCCGCGATCGTCGAGGAACTGGACGAGGCGGGCCTGCCCGACGGTGCGCTCAACTACGTCACGGGTCCCGGGAGCGAAGTGGGCGACGCGCTCGCCACGCACTCGGACGTCGACGCCGTCTCGTTCACCGGGAGCACGATGGTCGGCGAGAGCCTCCGCGAGGCGGCGGCGCCCGACGGCAAGCGGATCCAGCTCGAGATGGGCGGGAAGAACCCCGTCGTCGTGAGCGAGCACGCCGACCTCGAGACGGCCGTCGACGTCGTCGCCGGCGGCGCCTTCGGCGTCACGGGCCAGGCCTGTACGGCCACGTCGCGCGCGATCGTCCACGAGTCCCGGTACGACGAGTTCGTCGATCGGCTGGTCGAACGGGCCGAATCGATCGAGATCGGACCGGGCCTCGACGGCTACCGGATGGGGCCGCAGGTCAGCGAGTCCGAACGCGACGGGACGCTCGATTACGTCGACGCCGGCACGCGCGAGGGCGCGACGCTCGAAACGGGCGGCGGCGTGCCGGAGGGCGATCGGTTCGCGGACGGCCACTTCGTCGAGCCGACCGTCTTCTCCGACGTCGACTCCGAGATGCGGATCGCCCAGGAGGAGATCTTCGGGCCGGTCGTCGCCGCCATTCCGACGAGCGGCTTCGACGAGGCCCTGGAGATCGCGAACGACGTCCGGTACGGCCTCTCGGCCGGGATCGTCACCGACGACCTCACGGAGGCCAACCGCTTCGTCGACGAGATCGAGGCCGGCGTCGTGAAGGTCAACGAGCGGACGACCGGCGTCGAACTCCACGTCCCCTTCGGCGGGCTGAAGGCCTCCTCGAGCGAGACGTTCCGCGAACAGGGCGAGGCCGGGCTGGACTTCTTCACGATCAGCAAGACCGCCTACGTGAATTACTAG
- a CDS encoding fumarylacetoacetate hydrolase family protein: MRYYRSEWGTSARHLLAVDGDTAYDLTSANASMRGFSDLARASELTGVPVDDIARRHRGDAPTVDRAAIEGTELVPVEAAEVWAAGVTYAISEQAREAESDMPQVYLDVYEADRPELFFKSTARRTVGPGEPIGIREDSDWNVPEPELGVVLHRGEIVGYTIGNDVSSREIEGENPLYLPQAKLYDRSCAIGPCVASTDRIDDPHDLDLSMTIRRSGAVVYDGSTATSELVRTCEELVSHLRRHNTLPETTVLLTGTSLVPDDDFTLQDGDVVSISIEGIGTLENPVSTV, translated from the coding sequence ATGCGATACTACCGGAGCGAGTGGGGGACGAGCGCTCGTCACCTGCTCGCCGTCGACGGCGACACGGCGTACGACCTGACGTCGGCGAACGCATCGATGCGGGGATTCTCCGACCTCGCCCGCGCGAGTGAGCTGACGGGGGTGCCGGTCGACGACATCGCGCGCCGGCACCGCGGCGACGCACCGACCGTCGACCGGGCCGCGATCGAGGGGACGGAACTGGTCCCCGTCGAGGCCGCGGAGGTGTGGGCCGCCGGCGTCACCTACGCGATCAGCGAACAGGCGCGCGAGGCCGAGAGCGACATGCCGCAGGTCTACCTGGACGTCTACGAGGCCGACCGGCCCGAACTCTTCTTCAAGTCGACCGCTCGACGGACCGTCGGCCCCGGCGAGCCGATCGGCATCCGGGAAGACTCGGACTGGAACGTGCCCGAGCCGGAGCTCGGGGTCGTGCTCCACCGCGGCGAGATCGTCGGCTACACGATCGGGAACGACGTCAGCAGCCGCGAGATCGAGGGCGAGAACCCGCTCTACCTCCCGCAGGCGAAGCTCTACGACCGCTCCTGTGCCATCGGCCCCTGCGTCGCCTCGACCGACCGGATCGACGACCCCCACGATCTCGACCTCTCGATGACGATCCGCCGCAGCGGTGCGGTCGTCTACGACGGGTCGACCGCGACGAGCGAGCTGGTCCGCACCTGCGAGGAACTCGTCTCGCACCTCCGGCGGCACAACACCCTGCCCGAGACGACCGTGCTGCTGACCGGCACCTCGCTGGTTCCGGACGACGACTTCACCCTGCAGGACGGCGACGTCGTCTCGATCTCGATCGAGGGGATCGGGACGCTCGAAAACCCCGTGAGTACGGTGTGA
- a CDS encoding enolase C-terminal domain-like protein — translation MAPETRAETAPEITRIELTEFGYPLADVGTDDNGFNLVYEPGSTLESSTLAIRVETDAGVAGEYVLVTSTAPDQVETCASYLVGKNPLERERHWSELKRGLRKYDRMGIGPLDIALWDLAGKRYDAPIHELLGTYRERLPAYASTYHADDAGGLDSPEAYADFAEACLELGYGGFKIHGWGGSDARRDIDREVETVRAVGERVGDEMDLMHDPACEYETYADALRVGRACDEQEYVWYEDPYRDGGISQHAHNKLREALETPLLLTEHVRGLEPYADFLASGATDFARADPEYDGGITGAMKRARIAEGFGLDVEVHAPGPAHRHCIAATRNANYYEIALVHPDCPNTQPPIYDGDYSDQLDAIDADGTVPVPDGPGLGVSYDWDYIDANAIDRTVFE, via the coding sequence ATGGCCCCGGAAACGAGAGCGGAGACGGCCCCGGAAATCACTCGGATCGAACTGACCGAGTTCGGGTACCCGCTCGCGGACGTCGGCACGGACGACAACGGCTTCAACCTGGTCTACGAGCCGGGTTCGACGCTGGAGAGTTCGACGCTCGCGATCCGGGTCGAGACCGACGCGGGCGTCGCCGGCGAGTACGTCCTCGTCACCTCGACCGCGCCGGACCAGGTCGAAACGTGCGCGTCCTACCTCGTCGGGAAGAACCCGCTCGAACGCGAACGCCACTGGAGCGAGCTCAAACGCGGCCTGCGCAAGTACGACCGGATGGGGATCGGACCGCTCGACATCGCGCTGTGGGATCTGGCGGGCAAGCGCTACGACGCGCCGATTCACGAACTGCTCGGCACCTACCGCGAGCGCCTGCCCGCCTACGCCTCGACCTACCACGCCGACGACGCGGGCGGCCTCGACTCGCCCGAGGCCTACGCCGACTTCGCCGAAGCGTGCCTGGAACTGGGCTACGGCGGCTTCAAGATCCATGGCTGGGGCGGCAGCGACGCGCGGCGGGATATCGACCGCGAGGTCGAGACCGTCCGCGCCGTCGGCGAGCGTGTGGGCGACGAGATGGACCTCATGCACGATCCGGCCTGCGAGTACGAGACCTACGCCGACGCGCTCCGCGTCGGCCGCGCCTGCGACGAACAGGAGTACGTCTGGTACGAGGATCCCTATCGGGACGGCGGCATCTCCCAGCACGCCCACAACAAATTGCGCGAAGCGCTCGAGACGCCGCTCCTCCTGACCGAGCACGTCCGGGGGCTCGAACCGTACGCGGACTTCCTCGCGAGCGGGGCGACGGACTTCGCCCGCGCGGACCCCGAGTACGACGGCGGGATCACCGGCGCGATGAAGCGCGCCCGGATCGCCGAGGGATTCGGCCTCGACGTCGAGGTTCACGCGCCCGGACCCGCTCACCGTCACTGCATCGCGGCGACGCGCAACGCGAACTACTACGAGATCGCGCTGGTCCACCCCGACTGTCCAAATACGCAGCCGCCGATCTACGATGGTGACTATTCAGATCAGCTCGACGCTATCGATGCCGACGGCACCGTCCCGGTCCCCGACGGCCCCGGCCTCGGCGTCTCCTACGACTGGGACTACATCGACGCGAACGCGATCGATCGGACGGTCTTCGAGTGA